CAGCAGGTCTGGGACGTGCAGGACCGGCTGCCGTGGACGCTGCCCGGCACGCTGCCGGGCCAGGGCCCCGGCCAGCGCGCCCTGGTGCTGGGGGCGGGCCCGGTCGGGTTGCTCGGCTGTCTCGCGTTGCGCGTGCGCGGCTTCGACACCTGGGTCTTCTCGCTCGAGCCGCAGGGCGGTCCGAAGGCCAGGTGGGTCGAGTCGGTCGGCGCGCACTATCTCTGCGGTGCCGAGGTCCCGGTGAATGCGCTCGCCCGGACGATCGGGGAAATCGACCTGGTCTACGAAGCCACCGGAGCCGCGGCGATTTCATTCGCCGCGCTCGAGGAACTCGGTGCCAACGGGGTGTTCGTATTCACCGGGGTGCCTGGCCGCAAGGGCCCCATCGAGGTCGACGCCAGCCTGTTGATGCGCCGCATGGTGCTCGACAACCAGCTCGTCTTCGGTACGGTCAATGCCGATGCAGATGCGTTCGAACATGCCATCGCCGATCTCGGCCGTTTCCATGAACGCTGGCCCAATGCGCTCGCCGCGCTGATCACCGGTCACTACCGGCTCGATGACTACGCGGAGCTGCTCACCGGAGCGCGTGCCGGCATCAAACGTGTCATCTGCCTCGAAGGCGGCTCATGAGCAACGCCGAGCGCCGGCGCATCGACGAGGACGCGCGGCAGGAGCGTGACTGGCGGCGGTTCGGCCCGTACCTGGCGGAGCGGCAGTGGGGCACGGTGCGCGAAGACTACTCGGCCGCCGGGACCTGCTGGGACTACTTTCCGCACGACCATGCACGCAGCCGCGTCTATCGATGGGGCGAGGATGGCCTGCTCGGCTTTACCGATCGCGAGTGCCGGCTCTGCTTCAGTGTCGCGCTGTGGAACGGCCGCGACCCGATCCTCAAGGAACGCCTCTTCGGGCTGACCGGGCCGCAGGGCAACCATGGCGAGGACGTCAAGGAGCTCTATTACTACCTGGATGCGACCCCGACATTCTCGTACTTCGCGATGCTCTACAAGTACCCGCAGGGCGAGTACCCCTACGATCGCCTGGTGCGCGAAAGCGGCCGCCGCAGCCGGTCCGATCCGGAGTTCGAGATCGAAGACACCGGCGTGTTCGACGAGTCGCGCTACTTCGACGTGCACGCCGAGTTCGCCAAGGCCAGCCCAGACGACATCCTGATCCGGCTCACCTGTTCGAACCGCGGTCCCGATGCGGCGTCCCTGCACCTCCTGCCGCAGGTCTGGCTGCGCAATACCTGGAGCTGGGGACGGACGGGCGAGGGCTACTGGCCGCGCGGCCGCATCGCGCGCGCGACGCCGCAAGCGCTCGCGATCGAGCACCCGTCGCTCGGCCGCTTCGAACTCGCCTGTGCGCCGGCAGATTCGCCCGAGTGGCTGTTCACCGACAATGAGACGAACGACGAGCTTCTCTTCGGCGCTCCCGCCGCCAGCCCCTTCGTCAAGGACGCGTTCCATCGGCGGGTCATCGCGGGCGCCACCGGGGCGGTGAATCCGGCGGGCGAGGGGACCAAGGCAGCCGCCTGGTACCGGCTGAAGATCGCGGCGGGAGAGAGCGCCGTGGTGCGCCTGCGGCTCGGCCCGAAAGCGGTCATCGAATCGTCGTTCGACGCTGTGTTCGAAACGCGGCGTGCGGAGGCCGACGCGTATCACCGCGCGCACCGCGATGCGCCGCTCACCGACGAGGAACGACGCGTGGTGCGCCAGGCGGACGCCGGCCTGATGGCATCGAAGCAGTACTACGGATACGCGGTGGCGGAGTGGCTCGACGGCGACCCGGCGCAACCCACGCCGCCCGCGCAGCGCCTTCGCGGCAGGAACACCGGCTGGCGCACGCTGCAGGCACGTGACCTGCTCGCCATGCCCGACAAGTGGGAGTATCCGTGGTTTGCGGCCTGGGACAGCGCCTTTCACTGCGTGGCGATGGCGCGGATCGACCCGCTGTTCGCCAAGGAGCAGATCCTCCTGCTCGGCCTCGAGCGCTACATGCACCCGAATGGACAGATGCCGGCCTATGAGTTTGCGTTCGACGATGCCAACCCGCCCGTGCACGCGTGGGCGGCATGGCGGGTCTACCAGCTCGCCGCCGAGCGCGGCTACGGCAAGGACCGGGGCTTCCTGGAGCGTGCCTTCCACAAATGCCTCGTGAATTTCACCTGGTGGGTCAACCGCAAGGACACCGACGAGGACAACCTGTTCACCGGCGGCTTCCTCGGCCTCGACAACATCGGGGTGTTCGACCGTTCCAGGCCGCTGCCCGGCGGCGGCACGCTCGAACAGGCCGACGCCACCGCCTGGATGGCGTTCTACTGCACCACGATGCTCGCGATGGCGCTCGAGCTCTCGCGCGAGAATCGCGCCTACGCCGACATCGCCTTCAAGTTCTTCGAGCACTTCCTCGCCATCGCGCGTGCGATGAACGAACTGGGCGGCAGCGGGCTCTGGCACGAGGGCGACGGCTTCTATTACGACCAGGTGCGGGTGAACGGGAACTCGATCCCGCTCGAGATCCGCTCGATGGTCGGGCTGATCCCGCTTTTCGCGGTCGAGACGCTGCAGGAGGAGGATTTCAGCCGGCTGCCGCGCTTTCGCGACCGGCTGGAGAGCTTTCTCGCGCAGAACAGGGATCTCGCGGCGACCATCGCCTGCATGCACCCGGATTCCGCGGCGCAACACCGGTTGCTGGCCATTCCGCCACGGCCCCGCCTCGAGAGGATCCTCGGCTACCTGCTGGATGAGAACGAACTGCTCTCGCCCTACGGCGTGCGCTCGCTCTCGCGGGTGCACCTCGAGCACCCGTTCGTGTTCGAACACCCCGGCGGACGCGACATGGTCCGCTACACGCCGGGTGTTTCCGACACCATCATGTTCGGTGGCAACTCCAACTGGCGCGGGCCGGTCTGGTTTCCGGTCAACTACCTCCTGGTCGAGGCGCTCAAGCGCTACCACCACTTCTACCGGGATACGCTCCGGGTCGAATGCCCCAGGGGCTCGGGCCGCATGTGCAACCTGCGCGAGGCGGCCGAGCAAATCGAGGCGCGGCTCGCCCGGCTGTTCCTCCCGGATGCCACCGGCCGGCGGCCCTGCCATGGCGGCAGCGCCCGCTATCGCGACGATCCGCACTTTCGCGACCTGGTCCTCTTTCACGAGTTCTTCCACGGCGATGACGGTCGCGGGCTCGGTGCCAGTCACCAGACCGGCTGGACGGCACTGGCCGCCAATATCATCGAGCGCGTCGCCTGGGCGCGCGCGCGATGAACCTCGATGTGCGTGAATGGCTCGAGACGGACGGGCACGGTGGCTATGCAATGGGCACCGTGTGCGGCATACGCACACGCCGCTACCACGCGCTGTGGTGCGTCGCCACCTCGCCGCCGCGCGCACGCATGGTGCTCGTCAACGGGCTCGAGGTGTTCGTTTCCCTGCCGGACGGCCGCCGCCTCGCGCTCTCGTCGCAGCGCTACCGGGGCGGCGTCGTGTATCCCGACGGGGCTGCGCGGATCGCGGCGTTCACGCACGCGCCCTGGCCACGCTGGGAGTTTGTGCTGGAGGATGGCACTCGCCTGGTGCAGGAGGTGCTGCTTGCGCGCAATGCGCCCTGCCTCGTCATGCGCTGGCGCTGCGACGCCGCCGCCACCCTGATCGTGCGCCCGCTGATGAGCGGGCGCGATCATCACGCGCTTCATCACGAGAACCCGGGCTTCCGGTTCGATCCGGAAGTGCGCGGCGGGGCACTCACCTGGCGCCCGTATTCCGGCGTGCCCGCCGTCACCGCGCTGAGCAACGGCCATTACCGGCACGCACCCGAGTGGTACCGGAGCTTCCATTACACTGAGGAAGAGGCCCGCGGGCTGGACTGCGTCGAGGATCTCGCGAGCCCGGGAGAGTTCACGTTCGAGTTCCCGGACGGACCGGCGGTGCTGGTGCTTTCAGGCGGGGACCTGCCGGACGAGCGTGAGGTTGCCGACTTCGCACAGGCACGCTTCGCGATCGAGTCGACGCGGCGCCGGGGATCGGTGCTCGAACGTGCGGCCGATGCCTTCCTTGTCGAGGGGGCTGGCGGCAGGACCGTCATCGCCGGGTATCCATGGTTTGCGGACTGGGGGCGCGACACCTTCATTGCCCTGCGCGGCCT
This genomic interval from Gammaproteobacteria bacterium contains the following:
- a CDS encoding glucose 1-dehydrogenase, which encodes MRALAVFPAEKAIRIIDDHPAPVIAQPGDVLLRMLEVGICGTDREIACFDYGRPPPGSPYLVLGHESLARVLEVGPAVTRVKPGDLVVTMVRRPCPHPDCRACTRGRQDFCFTGDFTERGINGRHGFMTERVVDEERYMHVVPEALRAVGVLTEPLTIAEKALQQVWDVQDRLPWTLPGTLPGQGPGQRALVLGAGPVGLLGCLALRVRGFDTWVFSLEPQGGPKARWVESVGAHYLCGAEVPVNALARTIGEIDLVYEATGAAAISFAALEELGANGVFVFTGVPGRKGPIEVDASLLMRRMVLDNQLVFGTVNADADAFEHAIADLGRFHERWPNALAALITGHYRLDDYAELLTGARAGIKRVICLEGGS
- a CDS encoding glucosidase; protein product: MSNAERRRIDEDARQERDWRRFGPYLAERQWGTVREDYSAAGTCWDYFPHDHARSRVYRWGEDGLLGFTDRECRLCFSVALWNGRDPILKERLFGLTGPQGNHGEDVKELYYYLDATPTFSYFAMLYKYPQGEYPYDRLVRESGRRSRSDPEFEIEDTGVFDESRYFDVHAEFAKASPDDILIRLTCSNRGPDAASLHLLPQVWLRNTWSWGRTGEGYWPRGRIARATPQALAIEHPSLGRFELACAPADSPEWLFTDNETNDELLFGAPAASPFVKDAFHRRVIAGATGAVNPAGEGTKAAAWYRLKIAAGESAVVRLRLGPKAVIESSFDAVFETRRAEADAYHRAHRDAPLTDEERRVVRQADAGLMASKQYYGYAVAEWLDGDPAQPTPPAQRLRGRNTGWRTLQARDLLAMPDKWEYPWFAAWDSAFHCVAMARIDPLFAKEQILLLGLERYMHPNGQMPAYEFAFDDANPPVHAWAAWRVYQLAAERGYGKDRGFLERAFHKCLVNFTWWVNRKDTDEDNLFTGGFLGLDNIGVFDRSRPLPGGGTLEQADATAWMAFYCTTMLAMALELSRENRAYADIAFKFFEHFLAIARAMNELGGSGLWHEGDGFYYDQVRVNGNSIPLEIRSMVGLIPLFAVETLQEEDFSRLPRFRDRLESFLAQNRDLAATIACMHPDSAAQHRLLAIPPRPRLERILGYLLDENELLSPYGVRSLSRVHLEHPFVFEHPGGRDMVRYTPGVSDTIMFGGNSNWRGPVWFPVNYLLVEALKRYHHFYRDTLRVECPRGSGRMCNLREAAEQIEARLARLFLPDATGRRPCHGGSARYRDDPHFRDLVLFHEFFHGDDGRGLGASHQTGWTALAANIIERVAWARAR